The following nucleotide sequence is from Primulina tabacum isolate GXHZ01 chromosome 2, ASM2559414v2, whole genome shotgun sequence.
TCCTTGATCTTTTGAGCTTAAAAGATATATATCACATTTATCAAATCCAACATATCGATTTGACTCACGAGTGATATCcattttattatttgatatcCATTTTATtggaatttttatttaaatttcaaatcaacAATATTTGATTCTCAAGCAAATGCAACCTGATGCATCCATATATCTGCAATAGGGTGTCCACATCGTGCATGAAATGAGATGTTATAAAATGAGCTTAGTATATGTTAAAtcgatttttttaatataagaagttcatccaaattcaaaacaaaaaaatagaatacatctttatttttttattgaagcCTCGGCCCACCACCGGAGGGGATCCCTAAGGGGAGGATCTCCGTATTGAGTTCTCTTTTTGTGGTCCGGCCTCCGGAAGTTCTCAGGAAAAAAAGAATATCCCTAAGCTAAACCAACAAGCGCAGGGTTCTCTGGGAGAGAGCCCGGTAGGGATGGCAATGGGCCGGGACGGGGGCGAGTTTGCCATCCTCATCCCCGAATTCCATCCCCACCCTCATCCCcgttttttcgggttcggggaatccccaaacctgaaacttcggggatcaacttcccatccccgtttcaaaaatattaatattgcaAGACGATAACGAATTCGAAGATTTTGtcaaaccaaaacttattattatctattattattagagCACCCACATTGGGTGTTAAAGGGGTGTTACACTCACTCTCCAACGCTCACTCACATGAGAGAGGGTGTGGGGCGTTCATACACATATGAACGCCTCTGTgtcagttttttttaaaaaaaattcgaaacttagcgacggtttggtaaaaatcgtcgctatttgcgacggaTTTTCAAAACCCGTCGCTGAACGCGGGCCCCACGCACGTGatgaataaatttattattatatgttgtaccattttattttaggtttataataaaattttaattttaagtagATGtgtaaatttcttaaaaaatttgtaTGTGGCATGTGTccctaaaataataataatttaaatttcttaaaaaatttgaaattgaatttatttaatgtaaaataagagtaagatgaatgagtggacagcgggacctacaaataatgagtgtgaatgttaaaatgaatgtgggagAATAAATGTGTTAACATAATGTGTATGTGGCATGTGGACCCCAAGATTTTTGATGAGGTGGTGGGTGTTATAACACCCACCAATGCGGGTGCCCTTagagataatattaataataatatcaatattaataataataagattattaatattttaaaaaataatatattattatattattaatattattattttattattgatattattttcgggacGGGTTCGGGGATTTCGGGATAGTAATCTCATACCCGCCTCGAATTATATCGGGGATTTAAAATAATCCCCGAACCGGAACccaaacccgaaaaaatcggggATCCCCATCCCCGTTTCGATTTTTCCCCGCGAGGCCCCAAACCGTGGGAAAAGTTGCCATCCCTAGAGCCCGGGCGCTAAAAGCGCCGGTTAACTTAAGACATTCCATAAAAGAAAAACCAAAAACACGGAAATTACCTATCCAAAGAGATCACATATTCCTTTGTATGGAGCCATTAATTTGTTCATATGAACATGTTACACAAAAACATCGAAAATGTTGTTCTCGACGTAGCATAGATCTATTTCTACAAATGGACACGCGTTGTATCTGCATCATTAatgttaaaatcaataattatatgTCTAGGAACATTTTACGATCATGTTTGaagcatgtttaaattttaatgtGTTATCATACTTtttagatttgatatgatttatggACTCCAGCAAAAACAAATAATTGGTTTAATGGGCACTGATCTAACACATTCTTCGATGAAATATACTTCTCTACGTAAAGAAATCATGCTTAAATCCCAAGAAACAAGATTCAAACACCAACCAACCAATCAATCAAAGATAGATTTTAGTTAACAAAAAATGGGAAACTTGCTTCAAAAAGAATAAGAATCGGAACCCAAAAAAATTTATCGAGCAAAATGCACTGAGCTATCGTGCAGTCGGCCGCGCGATGGAGTCATCAATGGACAAATAAGGTTGATTAACACCAAAATCCAATGACCCCGTGTTAAGTGAAGACTTAGCAGAATGCCTCACTGTTTCAGCTGAACTACTTTGTCTCACAGCTTCTGCTTCTTTCTCCATAACAATCGCATCTTGGATTTCTTTAATTACTTCAGATATTGATGGTCTCATGCTCCCGTGGGGCTTTATACACATCAGGGCCTTTTCAGCTATTTTCCACACTGACTGGATATCGTATTCATCCAAGGTAGGGTCGATAATACTTTGTATGTCACCACTTTCGATGCGAAGCTTTGCCTGTAACGAAAATGATCGTAAGCAACCAAGTGGAACCAAAATCTTGATTTCGAAGTTATAGATATGATACAAGACCACATGTCCTACATCAGATTATAGAGGAGGTCGTGAATGACTTTATAAGACtgtaataaaaaattttcctagtaatttataatttagtcATAATTGTAGGGTAAAGATGAATGTCGAGTAGTTGCTACTATAATCTATCAAGCAGAGTCTCACTTGCATGGGCCGTGATAAGCTACAAAAGAATGGTGTATTCTAAAGGAGAGGGTAATTGTGATATCCGGCGCCAATTGTAAAGCGGGAGAGGTGTGAAAAGGCCTATAAGACCATATAATGACAATAGATATTCATTGGTGACTACAATCTTACCCATTGAGCTATATTTCTGCAATTTGCACCAAAGCTTTCGCTAGAAATTGCTTCTTGACCGGAGATGAGCTCAAGGAGAATGACACCAAAACTATATACATCGCTTTTGTCCGTCAACTGCTGGGAGATATAATACCTGAACGACGATAGCACTGTTAAAGGTATATGCTGCCACTATCTTAACGCTTTGAATCACACACATTATTTCACACTGAACAAACTGAGTGGCATATATCAAGAATGGTTTTTTTAAGGGAAGTATTTATTTTGGTGATCGATTGGTGGATTTCTGTCTTTgagatttcttttaaaaaaagagtAATAGCCTGTTTCGTAATGAATATGAAAAGGTTGATGATCAAAGAAATGCATTCCCTAATTTTTGCAAGTTAAGATACAACAGTAGCTTAGAACAGATAAAGAAAGGCATACTCGGGGTCAAGATAACCAACAGTTCCTCGAACCACACTAGAGACATGGGAAGCTCCATCAACTGCAAGTTTTGAAAGGCCAAAATCTGAAACCTTAGCTTTCATGTTCTTGTCAAGAAGAATGTTGCTTGTCTTTAAATCACGATGGATGATTGATGGAACACAGCCAGTATGAAGGTACTCGATTCCTGAAACAAGCACGACAACACaagtaattttattttcttttcccttTCTCGATCAAATAAAATGAGTGGATCCAAACTGTAACCAGAAGAGGGTAAATTTAATCGTGTTTAGCTGACCTTTTGCAGCTTCTTCAGCAATTTCTAGGCGCTTGATCCATTTAAGAACCCTCCCACGCGTTAAAGGACCTACCATAGTTTTAAATACATTTGATTGAACAAACATTAATTCAACCACTCTCGTTTCAAATTAAAATTCTTACCATACAAATGTTCCTTTAGAGTTCCATTATGCATGTACTCGTAAACAAGAATACTCCTCTCATCTTCTTGGCAATATCCAAGAAACTGAACTAGTTGTCTGTGATGTATCCTTGAAAGAAGAGACACCTGGTTCATTAGCACGAATCAGTTTACAAACTAAGTTAAAAAAACAGTTACTGTAATTTAGAATTATCATTGGAAATTATTAGAGACCACAATACAATGATAGTACCTCGTTAGCAAATTCTCTTTTCCCTTGATAGGAATCATTAGTCAAAACTTTGACAGCAATTTCTTTTCCATCTTTCAGTCTCCCATAATATACAATCCCAAAGCCACCTGATCCAATATTTCTCTCGAAGTTATTTGTTGACTCTTTTATATCAGATAACTTGAAGCAACACATAGAATCTGCTGTGGCGTCTTCCAAAGAAGAGGAAAGATTTTGCGCAGACGTACCATGTTGAAAATTTTCTGAAAAGACAGAATTGTCAATCCAAGTAAGCTTTGTGCTACATAAAGTTAACTTGATAACAATTACTCATATCTAAGTTTGCTTACGATTTGTTTTATTTCCTTTGGGCAATAATATGCAGGAGATAATAGTAGCAATAAGCAGAGCAGCTGCTCCCACTGAAGACCCTATAATTAATTTCTTATGATTTGATCCCTTCCCATAGGCATGAAGATCTGAGTTTCCGGTGAAGCTGATGCCCAAATATACATGTATAAATTATTATACACCAGGGATAAAACAATGatacaaaaataattttgaaaaataattgacaTGCATATGTACAAACACACCATTGTTCAAGAAAATACAACATAATACGTAATCAAGAAATTGCTCCTCAAGTAGTCAATATTGACTACAATCTTATGATTTCAActtattgtttatatatatatatatatatatatacacgcacTTCAAAATCAGATCTTTATTTAGAAGGCCAGGCGGCACACGTCCTGACAACATGTTGTTTTGAACGTACCTGCAGGGTTAACattgaaaattttacaaatcttgATCAAATGAGTTTGTTTGAAAATGTTAATTATAAGATGATATTTTGGTTCAACTTACAATTCCTTCAGATTTGGCAGCTCTTCCAAGAAAGAAGGCAACTCGCCAGTCAATTGATTATTCTCAATATGTCTGCCACAGTTAGAAAATCATCAAACTTACTGAGAAAATTTTATAACGAACTAAACATAATGAATGATTTGCACTTCACATTTTTTTCAAGTTCGGGCAACCGGAAAAATCGGGAATTGAACCACTCAGTGAGTTATTATCAAGCCATCTGCCGTGAAAAGACTTGGTGAGTTCATTGAATTGAGACAATGGAAAGTACTTTACAAATCAATATAACAAATGGCAGAGCTTGCAACTTACAACTCGACTAGGCCACGCAACTTTGTCAACCCTAGAGGAATCATTCCTGTCAAATTCTTCCCCGATAAGTGGCTGTAAAAACACAAAAAGGTATGTAAAAATTCATGGAAATTGAATTTGTAGGTGCACGTTGTTGTCTATTATATACTCAAATAGAAACTCATTCAAGGATCTATAATGTGTGCACCGAAATTCAAATTTATGCAGCAGCACGAAACCTCGTGGaactaaaaaaattgaaaaatgaatGAGAAAGTTACATTGATGTTATTCTTGGTTGGGGATCTGAACTACAATGGACCCAAGACCATGGAACTGGGAGGCATGGGTCGCCCCCTTCCTGTGCCCACTCGGTTGATGAATAAGCTGCGACTACAGGAGCAAGAAGTGGTCCTGCAGCTCATGTAAACACTACAAGATAAGTAAGGTTTGAAGGAAAGCATTTTATTCTAAATTTGTATTCTTCCATTCGCACCAAAAGGGGCACTCCTCGGCCTATCAAGAAAAGGATAAATAAAAAAGGCCAGTGTTATTTCCATTCCCTATTTTGTTACACTCACATCATGGTGTCAAGATGGTTGACAGAATTTTGCCAAACCAAGGGGAGTCATCAACATAAGCCAAAAATGTCCGTGCACGGTTTGAGGTTTAAGATCATGGCTAGAATCAGGAAACCGAGGGATGGAAGGGGATCAAAGTTATATGGGACTaa
It contains:
- the LOC142526445 gene encoding putative LRR receptor-like serine/threonine-protein kinase At1g67720; amino-acid sequence: MAGGSTGMNCVPAKGYIKKSRNTREMGSIGVIFTFLSLCVLLLMDSSTAQMPGFVSLDCGGTDDFTDELGLEWNPDSQIVSGQVANISVANETRQQYKTLRYFPADHKKYCYSLDVISRTRYLIRATFLYGNFDNSNVYPKFDISFGPTHWTTIVITDADTIEVQELIFLATDPTISVCLSNAPTGQPFISTLELRKFNGSIYLNQFENQFLLSVSARINFGADSDAPVRYPDDPFDRIWQSDSLRKANYLVDVAPGTERISTRLPIDVSSGERPPQKVMQTAVVGRNGSLNYRLNLVGFPGFGWAFTYFAEIEDLDPRDTRKFMLILPGEPTLSQAVVNIQENAHGSYRLYEPGFYNISFPFVLSFRFGKTSDSTLGPLLNAFEINKYLKKSEGSTDGPLLAPVVAAYSSTEWAQEGGDPCLPVPWSWVHCSSDPQPRITSIHLSGKNLTGMIPLGLTKLRGLVELWLDNNSLSGSIPDFSGCPNLKKIHIENNQLTGELPSFLEELPNLKELYVQNNMLSGRVPPGLLNKDLILNFTGNSDLHAYGKGSNHKKLIIGSSVGAAALLIATIISCILLPKGNKTNQNFQHGTSAQNLSSSLEDATADSMCCFKLSDIKESTNNFERNIGSGGFGIVYYGRLKDGKEIAVKVLTNDSYQGKREFANEVSLLSRIHHRQLVQFLGYCQEDERSILVYEYMHNGTLKEHLYGPLTRGRVLKWIKRLEIAEEAAKGIEYLHTGCVPSIIHRDLKTSNILLDKNMKAKVSDFGLSKLAVDGASHVSSVVRGTVGYLDPEYYISQQLTDKSDVYSFGVILLELISGQEAISSESFGANCRNIAQWAKLRIESGDIQSIIDPTLDEYDIQSVWKIAEKALMCIKPHGSMRPSISEVIKEIQDAIVMEKEAEAVRQSSSAETVRHSAKSSLNTGSLDFGVNQPYLSIDDSIARPTAR